The Methylomonas montana DNA window TATTGGCAATTGAAAGGCACCGGTTCCACTGCTTCATTCTGGGGCGATGTGGACAATTATGTTAATTTGGGTAGCGATAGCGTGAAATATCAGGCTAACTTCAACTCGGCCGGCAAATTGATCACATCAATCGGTTCTACGAGCTTGAGCAACTATTTGGAAATCAAGGGCAGCCTGCCTGCCGGCACCTTTGGCAACACCTCATGGTCCGCGCAACCCGAGCAATTGTTGCTGAGCGCCAAACTACTGGATATCAACCCTGACAACAATACTCCCGACTATGTCGGCACCTATGGCGGTTTCGCTGTGGGTTTCAAAACTAAATTCACCGGTGGCTGGGCTGCGAATAACCCTGGTTTGACCGGCGGTTCTACTGGCGAAAACCTCTGGTTGGCGGGTCTGAGCAACGGCTTTTTAGATCTGGTCAACGCATTGGATGGTAATAACGGCAACGGCTCATTTAGCTCCTTGATCGGCTCATCCAAAACCATTAAAAATGTCGTATCCGTCGCTTCCGTTCCCGTCCCTGGCGCGGTTTGGCTGTTCGGTACTGGTCTGTTAGGCCTGCTGGCTGGCCGGCGCAAAGCCGCTGGCTCAAGGCAACCGCTGCGAAACCTTGGAAACGAAGCGCTAGCGAGTGAAGGTTGAGTAGTCCCTGGAAGCCGCAGCGCCGGGCGGTTTTTCGACTAGAAAAACTGCAAGGCATCGCGAAACGGCGTGGAGTCATGCGAGAGCCAAGGCTTTGATCCCCTGGTTGGGTCAAAGCCGAGGTGACGCGGACGGCCAGGGCCGCCGCAGGCAATCACCGTGACAGTGTAGGCGCGATTATTCACTCAGGGATGATGAATAATCTTTACCGCCGGAAGCCGTCACTCGCCGATGAATGGTTCGACGCGCAACTACACGACCATGGAGCCGATGCGATGAATATGAATTGCCCCATGCATAGCCAACATCAACCGAACTAATTCCGCTAACACTCATGACGCACAATGCACTGAAGTGGGCCTTGAGCCTGTTTTTGTTACCTTCTCTATGCCTGGCTTGGTGGAACGAC harbors:
- a CDS encoding PEP-CTERM sorting domain-containing protein, with amino-acid sequence MKVVKYARWAFALLLPLAATTGNAVADAVPYSYNATGVGAPSWPLFLDVNETIKIERKGSGSSTYWQLKGTGSTASFWGDVDNYVNLGSDSVKYQANFNSAGKLITSIGSTSLSNYLEIKGSLPAGTFGNTSWSAQPEQLLLSAKLLDINPDNNTPDYVGTYGGFAVGFKTKFTGGWAANNPGLTGGSTGENLWLAGLSNGFLDLVNALDGNNGNGSFSSLIGSSKTIKNVVSVASVPVPGAVWLFGTGLLGLLAGRRKAAGSRQPLRNLGNEALASEG